One part of the Georgfuchsia toluolica genome encodes these proteins:
- a CDS encoding AraC family transcriptional regulator, whose product MLSGLARTRRSPDKILQDVGIAKSLLRDPTVRIALPRYAALYRRISESLQDEGFALFSHSLRPGSFEFLCRAVISATDLNEALQRAARFLGVLLDDLQIEIRTEDNSALLVIRQTRPLPVSEGGRVFAFEWLLRLLHGLCAWLIARPLAIDSVAFPYPRPAHADDYARIFSPYCDFDAQQLVARFAREYLALPLRRDEAALTAYLKEAPASITTIYQGDRSLTLQVRGALRAALPKNRTLPDLARAMFVSPRTLHRHLEEEGTSFRTIRDGLRRELAIEWLTKSDIPLQQIATGLGFSDAAAFYRAFSTWTGEGPRSYRQRTRQ is encoded by the coding sequence ATGCTGTCAGGCCTTGCACGAACCAGGCGGAGCCCGGACAAGATATTGCAGGATGTAGGAATTGCCAAGTCTCTATTGAGAGACCCGACAGTCCGCATTGCGCTGCCCCGTTACGCAGCCCTCTACCGGCGCATTAGTGAAAGCCTGCAGGACGAAGGCTTCGCCCTGTTTTCCCATAGCCTGCGCCCCGGCAGTTTCGAGTTTCTGTGCCGCGCAGTGATATCCGCTACCGACCTGAACGAAGCCCTGCAACGGGCAGCCCGCTTCCTTGGCGTGCTCCTCGATGATTTGCAAATCGAAATCCGTACCGAAGACAACAGTGCCCTGCTGGTAATACGGCAGACCCGGCCGCTACCCGTGAGCGAAGGCGGCCGGGTCTTTGCCTTTGAATGGCTGCTACGACTCTTGCATGGCCTCTGTGCCTGGCTCATTGCCAGGCCACTGGCCATTGATTCCGTTGCGTTTCCCTATCCGCGCCCAGCCCATGCCGACGACTACGCGCGAATCTTTTCGCCATATTGTGATTTTGATGCCCAGCAGTTGGTAGCCCGTTTCGCCCGGGAGTACCTAGCTCTGCCCCTGCGCCGAGATGAAGCCGCGCTGACAGCCTATCTGAAGGAAGCTCCGGCCAGTATTACCACGATCTACCAAGGCGATCGGTCTTTGACACTGCAAGTGAGGGGGGCGCTTAGGGCAGCCCTGCCCAAGAACAGAACCTTGCCAGATCTGGCGCGGGCCATGTTCGTCTCGCCGCGGACACTACACCGCCACCTAGAAGAGGAAGGGACCAGTTTCCGTACCATCCGGGACGGCCTGCGGCGAGAACTGGCCATCGAATGGCTGACCAAGAGCGATATACCTTTGCAGCAAATTGCCACAGGTCTGGGGTTTTCAGACGCCGCAGCCTTCTATCGGGCCTTCAGTACATGGACTGGGGAAGGCCCCCGATCTTATCGGCAACGAACACGGCAATGA